One genomic region from Bartonella australis AUST/NH1 encodes:
- a CDS encoding RluA family pseudouridine synthase, with the protein MVGVKVKKVGEDESGMRLDRWFKVHYPELGFGYLQKLLRSGQVRVDGGRVKADIRLVTGQSIRVPPLSVDEKKILFTTSKMTDGQDDGAILKKMLLYEDSKIFVFNKPAGLAVQGGSGLTQHVDGMLGVWRNKKGERPRLVHRLDRETSGVLVVARSRGAAQALTSAFRARETKKIYWALVRGIPRKKKDKISTWMVKETTAQGDKMRICGHGEPDSSHAISYYRVLGTRGRALSWLEMEPHTGRTHQLRVHAAYMGHPIIGDSKYFFSDSNWELPGGIQNRLHLHAHRIRIPHPSGGVLDITAPLPPHMVQSFNLLAFNQIEGETE; encoded by the coding sequence ATGGTAGGCGTAAAAGTAAAAAAGGTCGGGGAAGACGAAAGCGGGATGCGTTTAGATCGCTGGTTTAAAGTGCACTATCCAGAACTTGGATTTGGGTATCTGCAAAAGCTGCTGCGTTCTGGTCAAGTGCGGGTCGACGGTGGACGTGTTAAAGCCGACATACGCCTCGTAACCGGGCAATCCATCCGCGTACCGCCTTTATCTGTTGATGAAAAGAAAATTCTTTTTACGACGAGTAAAATGACTGATGGGCAAGATGATGGAGCAATTTTGAAAAAAATGCTCCTTTATGAAGATTCGAAGATTTTTGTTTTTAATAAACCTGCGGGTTTAGCTGTGCAAGGTGGCTCTGGTTTGACACAGCATGTTGATGGTATGCTGGGGGTGTGGCGCAACAAAAAAGGTGAAAGGCCGCGATTGGTTCATCGTCTTGATCGTGAGACTTCAGGTGTGCTGGTCGTTGCTCGGTCAAGAGGAGCTGCACAGGCTTTGACTTCCGCTTTTAGAGCGAGGGAAACCAAAAAGATTTATTGGGCGTTGGTACGGGGGATCCCCAGAAAAAAAAAGGATAAAATTTCAACGTGGATGGTAAAGGAAACAACCGCGCAGGGCGATAAAATGCGCATTTGCGGGCATGGAGAGCCGGATTCTAGCCATGCGATTTCTTATTATCGTGTCTTAGGTACACGGGGACGCGCGCTCTCTTGGCTTGAAATGGAGCCTCATACTGGAAGAACTCACCAGCTGCGCGTACATGCTGCTTATATGGGACATCCAATTATTGGGGATTCGAAGTATTTTTTCTCCGATAGTAATTGGGAGTTACCCGGAGGAATTCAAAATCGTCTTCACCTTCACGCGCATCGTATCAGGATACCTCACCCTTCAGGGGGAGTGCTAGATATTACTGCACCTTTACCACCTCATATGGTACAAAGCTTTAACCTCTTGGCTTTTAATCAAATAGAGGGCGAAACAGAATAG